A window of the Ipomoea triloba cultivar NCNSP0323 chromosome 14, ASM357664v1 genome harbors these coding sequences:
- the LOC116004960 gene encoding E3 ubiquitin-protein ligase At4g11680-like isoform X1: protein MNVQWYFITSESLCNSSIAVSFAMVPAEDRRMGVSSSSSSSSRSPSSTAALLSFMMRMADRMSRARWWYNFLIHSTSDLSASNPFNSLTWMMMECITLTIQILITAYALAVSKLKGETPISPIRIWVSGYAFGCILCLMLLCWRYFLVFHHNRPGDNAFSAPPPNSDDTQHHTTIEESRSFRFRAVEKFRTCVELFFAIWFVMGNVWALDSRFGSFHRAPKLHVLCIILLAWNALTYSLPFILFVLLCCCVPLFSSILGYMGSIHHPGPGGASDDRLSTLPTWKYNQVGSCNIDSTNSGFHQECCICLASYSEKEEIRQLPCSHIFHLKCVDQWLRIISSCPLCKKELER from the exons atgaatgttCAATGGTACTTCATTACATCCGAATCGCTTTGTAACTCTAGCATTGCAGTGTCTTTTGCCATGGTTCCAGCAGAAGATAGAAGAATGGGTgtgagtagtagtagtagtagtagttcaAGAAGCCCCTCTTCTACAGCAGCATTATTATCATTCATGATGAGAATGGCGGATCGGATGTCAAGAGCAAGGTGGTGGTACAATTTCCTAATCCACTCAACATCTGACCTCTCCGCCTCCAATCCATTCAATTCCTTGACTTGGATGATGATGGAATGCATAACTTTGACTATCCAAATACTCATCACAGCTTACGCACTGGCAGTTTCCAAGCTTAAGGGGGAGACCCCTATTTCGCCAATCAGAATTTGGGTCTCAGGTTATGCTTTTGGCTGTATTCTATGCCTCATGCTACTATGTTGGCGCTATTTTCTAGTATTTCATCACAACAGGCCCGGTGATAATGCTTTTTCTGCTCCGCCGCCTAATTCTGATGATACACAACACCACACAACTATTGAAGAATCAAG AAGCTTTAGGTTTCGAGCGGTGGAGAAATTCAGGACCTGTGTTGAGCTATTCTTCGCGATATGGTTTGTAATGGGAAATGTTTGGGCGTTGGATTCCAGATTTGGATCATTCCACCGCGCTCCAAAACTTCATGTTCTTTGCATAATCCTGCTTGCATGGAATGCGCTCACCTACTCACTTCCCTTTATATTGTTCGTGTTGCTATGCTGCTGTGTGCCACTGTTTAGCAGCATCCTCGGATACATGGGATCCATTCATCACCCAGGCCCAGGAGGAGCATCCGATGACCGCCTCTCTACTCTACCAACATGGAAGTACAACCAAGTTGGCAGCTGCAACATAGACTCTACAAATTCCGGCTTCCATCAA GAATGCTGCATTTGCTTAGCAAGTTACAGTGAAAAGGAAGAGATCAGACAACTGCCGTGCTCTCATATATTCCATCTTAAGTGTGTTGATCAATGGCTCAGGATTATATCTTCGTGTCCTCTCTGTAAAAAAGAATTAGAGAGGTAA
- the LOC116004960 gene encoding E3 ubiquitin-protein ligase At4g11680-like isoform X2, translating to MNVQWYFITSESLCNSSIAVSFAMVPAEDRRMGVSSSSSSSSRSPSSTAALLSFMMRMADRMSRARWWYNFLIHSTSDLSASNPFNSLTWMMMECITLTIQILITAYALAVSKLKGETPISPIRIWVSGYAFGCILCLMLLCWRYFLVFHHNRPGDNAFSAPPPNSDDTQHHTTIEESRFGSFHRAPKLHVLCIILLAWNALTYSLPFILFVLLCCCVPLFSSILGYMGSIHHPGPGGASDDRLSTLPTWKYNQVGSCNIDSTNSGFHQECCICLASYSEKEEIRQLPCSHIFHLKCVDQWLRIISSCPLCKKELER from the exons atgaatgttCAATGGTACTTCATTACATCCGAATCGCTTTGTAACTCTAGCATTGCAGTGTCTTTTGCCATGGTTCCAGCAGAAGATAGAAGAATGGGTgtgagtagtagtagtagtagtagttcaAGAAGCCCCTCTTCTACAGCAGCATTATTATCATTCATGATGAGAATGGCGGATCGGATGTCAAGAGCAAGGTGGTGGTACAATTTCCTAATCCACTCAACATCTGACCTCTCCGCCTCCAATCCATTCAATTCCTTGACTTGGATGATGATGGAATGCATAACTTTGACTATCCAAATACTCATCACAGCTTACGCACTGGCAGTTTCCAAGCTTAAGGGGGAGACCCCTATTTCGCCAATCAGAATTTGGGTCTCAGGTTATGCTTTTGGCTGTATTCTATGCCTCATGCTACTATGTTGGCGCTATTTTCTAGTATTTCATCACAACAGGCCCGGTGATAATGCTTTTTCTGCTCCGCCGCCTAATTCTGATGATACACAACACCACACAACTATTGAAGAATCAAG ATTTGGATCATTCCACCGCGCTCCAAAACTTCATGTTCTTTGCATAATCCTGCTTGCATGGAATGCGCTCACCTACTCACTTCCCTTTATATTGTTCGTGTTGCTATGCTGCTGTGTGCCACTGTTTAGCAGCATCCTCGGATACATGGGATCCATTCATCACCCAGGCCCAGGAGGAGCATCCGATGACCGCCTCTCTACTCTACCAACATGGAAGTACAACCAAGTTGGCAGCTGCAACATAGACTCTACAAATTCCGGCTTCCATCAA GAATGCTGCATTTGCTTAGCAAGTTACAGTGAAAAGGAAGAGATCAGACAACTGCCGTGCTCTCATATATTCCATCTTAAGTGTGTTGATCAATGGCTCAGGATTATATCTTCGTGTCCTCTCTGTAAAAAAGAATTAGAGAGGTAA
- the LOC116004578 gene encoding probable protein phosphatase 2C 60, which translates to MGIYLSSPKTEKFSEDGENTRLRYGLSSMQGWRATMEDAHAAILDLDTSTSYFGVYDGHGGKVVAKFCAKYLHQQVLKHEAYLAGDIATSVQKAFFRMDEMMRGQRGWRELAVLGDKLNKFTGMIEGLIWSPRNSEGNDQVDDWAFEEGPHSDFSGPTSGSTACVAIIRGNHLVVANAGDSRCVISRKGQAYNLSRDHKPDLEVERERILKAGGFIHNGRVNGSLNLARAIGDMEFKQNKFLPAERQIVTASPDINTVELCEDDDFIVLACDGIWDCMSSQQLVDFIHEQLHSESKLSTVCERVLDRCLAPSTAGGEGCDNMTMLLVQFKKPIYSGSCEPAELSPPSDDKLPIVDEKSHASSEVEAEPKPVECGSSS; encoded by the exons ATGGGTATATACCTTAGTTCTCCAAAAACAGAGAAGTTCTCAGAGGATGGTGAGAATACAAGGCTTAGATATGGTTTATCATCCATGCAAGGATGGCGTGCAACAATGGAAGATGCG CATGCGGCGATCCTTGACTTGGACACTTCTACTTCCTATTTTGGTGTTTATGATGGTCATGGAG GGAAGGTTGTGGCTAAATTCTGTGCCAAGTATCTTCATCAACAAGTGCTTAAACATGAAGCTTATCTGGCTGGTGATATCGCAACTTCTGTGCAGAAGGCCTTTTTTAG AATGGATGAGATGATGCGCGGACAGAGAGGCTGGAGGGAGCTTGCTGTTCTGGGGGATAAATTGAACAAGTTCACTGGTATGATAGAAGGTCTGATATGGTCTCCAAGAAATTCTGAAGGAAATGATCAAGTTGATGATTGGGCATTTGAGGAG GGGCCCCACTCTGATTTTTCTGGACCGACTTCTGGAAGCACAGCTTGTGTTGCAATCATTAGAGGCAACCATCTTGTTGTTGCAAATGCTGGTGATTCTCGCTGTGTAATATCAAGAAAGGGTCAG GCATACAATCTGTCAAGGGACCATAAACCTGATCTTGAGGTGGAAAGAGAACGAATTCTAAAAGCCGGCGGTTTCATTCATAATGGACGAGTGAATGGCAGTCTAAACCTTGCAAGAGCTATAG GAGATATGGAATTCAAGCAGAATAAATTTTTGCCAGCTGAGAGGCAAATAGTAACTGCCAGTCCAGATATAAATACA GTTGAGCTATGTGAGGATGATGATTTTATTGTGCTAGCTTGTGATGGCATATG GGATTGTATGTCAAGCCAGCAATTGGTTGATTTTATACATGAGCAGCTGCACTCT GAAAGCAAGCTTTCCACAGTATGTGAAAGAGTTCTTGATAGATGTTTGGCGCCATCCACTGCTGGAGGTGAGGGATGTGATAACATGACTATGCTACTGGTACAATTTAAGAAACCAATTTACTCGGGGTCCTGTGAACCTGCTGAATTGTCTCCCCCTTCTGATGATAAGTTGCCCATAGTGGATGAGAAATCTCATGCTTCCAGTGAGGTTGAAGCTGAACCAAAACCGGTTGAGTGTGGATCAAGTTCATGA